The following are encoded together in the Ralstonia insidiosa genome:
- a CDS encoding C39 family peptidase translates to MRLNRRSMGTIGLCLLCTCGLWAAQAGAQESAIALRADSEMPLNKPVKSMAELRYRSVMRQQQDFSCGAAAVGTLLRYAYGMDIDERRVIADMMNVSDPKQVAEQGFSMLDMRNYVQTLGFRGRGYRVDMAALRDLAIPVIVLLSVNGYQHFVVVKRAAQGRVFIADPALGNRIMQEWEFAPAWNGLVFAIVGDVSVQADSGLMQTNAPTLRARENAAFSGGALPIQMEFGPARWDLF, encoded by the coding sequence ATGCGACTGAACCGGCGATCAATGGGCACGATTGGGTTGTGTCTCCTCTGCACATGCGGCTTGTGGGCAGCACAGGCAGGCGCCCAGGAGAGCGCGATCGCGTTACGCGCGGATAGTGAGATGCCGTTGAACAAGCCGGTCAAGAGTATGGCGGAGCTACGCTATCGCAGCGTCATGCGCCAGCAGCAGGATTTCAGTTGTGGGGCTGCCGCGGTCGGCACGTTGCTGCGCTATGCCTATGGCATGGACATCGACGAGCGCCGTGTCATTGCCGACATGATGAACGTGAGCGACCCGAAGCAGGTCGCCGAGCAGGGATTCTCCATGCTCGATATGCGCAACTACGTGCAGACACTGGGCTTTCGTGGCCGAGGCTACCGTGTCGACATGGCGGCGTTGCGTGATCTGGCGATCCCGGTGATCGTCTTGCTGAGCGTGAACGGGTACCAACACTTCGTGGTCGTCAAACGTGCGGCCCAGGGGCGGGTGTTCATCGCCGACCCTGCACTGGGTAACCGCATCATGCAGGAGTGGGAATTTGCGCCTGCGTGGAACGGCCTTGTATTCGCAATTGTCGGCGACGTGTCCGTCCAGGCCGATTCCGGATTGATGCAGACCAATGCTCCTACCTTGCGTGCGCGTGAGAATGCCGCGTTCTCCGGTGGGGCGCTGCCGATCCAGATGGAATTCGGGCCTGCTCGGTGGGACCTGTTCTGA
- a CDS encoding LysR family transcriptional regulator: MELRHLRYFIAVAETGSLTVAAERRLHTSQPSLSRQIRDLEDQVGVELLRRSARGVELTPAGKAFIDHARLALSQVDAAIEAARRAAQPSKQRFALGFLTGQEMTWLPKALHLLRDELPNIDVTVSSDYSPDLADALARGRLDLAFLRAEPGFDLDYTTVGREPLVVLMPSDHALAAQERIRPQQLVGQPFVGMANKARVLRAVVEDYLQREGVSLTPTQGVDNPAMVMSLVASTRGLALIPDYVENLLPWSVVSRPLAGDVPMIDLVVGHSRSNASPILKLFLSRLSELAQRAPDEQRR, encoded by the coding sequence ATGGAACTGAGACATCTGCGCTACTTCATCGCCGTGGCCGAGACCGGCAGCCTGACGGTGGCTGCCGAGCGGCGGTTGCACACCTCCCAGCCTTCACTGAGCCGGCAGATCCGCGATCTGGAGGACCAAGTGGGTGTGGAGCTGCTGCGCCGCAGCGCGCGCGGTGTCGAACTGACGCCAGCGGGGAAGGCCTTCATCGATCACGCGCGATTGGCGCTGAGCCAGGTCGATGCGGCAATCGAGGCCGCGCGTCGGGCAGCGCAGCCGAGCAAGCAGCGCTTCGCGCTGGGTTTCCTGACGGGACAGGAGATGACCTGGCTGCCGAAAGCGCTGCACCTGCTGCGCGATGAGCTGCCGAATATCGACGTGACGGTCTCCAGCGATTACTCGCCAGACCTGGCGGATGCCTTGGCGCGAGGCCGGCTGGACCTGGCTTTTCTGCGCGCCGAGCCGGGCTTTGATCTGGACTACACAACGGTCGGGCGCGAGCCCCTGGTCGTGTTGATGCCGAGCGACCATGCACTGGCCGCGCAAGAGCGCATCCGACCGCAACAACTGGTGGGGCAGCCCTTTGTGGGGATGGCCAACAAGGCTCGGGTGCTGCGTGCGGTTGTGGAGGACTATCTGCAGCGCGAAGGCGTGTCGCTGACGCCCACGCAAGGTGTGGACAACCCGGCAATGGTGATGTCGCTGGTGGCCTCGACGCGGGGGCTTGCGCTGATTCCCGACTATGTGGAGAACCTGCTGCCGTGGTCCGTGGTGAGCCGGCCGCTGGCGGGAGACGTGCCAATGATCGATCTCGTCGTCGGCCACAGTCGATCCAACGCTTCACCGATCCTCAAGCTGTTCTTGTCCCGCCTAAGCGAACTGGCCCAGCGGGCGCCGGACGAGCAACGCCGCTAA